ACCGGCTGTTTGCCGGTCGCTGCGGTACCTGCCCCGGAAACCGAAACCGGATTGTGCCGCAGACCGGCATCGGCAATCTCAGGGTTGCGCCCCAGCCGTCCGGCTACCGCTTTGGCCACCTGGTCATGGTACTGCTCGCTGGCGGCTGACGCGTGGTCATCAACGATAAACTCCTCGATTTCACCGGTATCCATATTGTATTTAAACTGAATGGTCACTTTCGGCCGCTGGCTGGACATTTCAAACTCCATAATTACAATTTTCAAAAAATACGGGACAATCATCAAATGCAACGATGACTGGTAAGCACTCACTGTCTATCCGGGAACATTCTGTTGCTGGATGACACCGCTGTCTGATGATGTTCTGATCACCCCGCCGTCAATACAGCTCCAGCTCCATGCTGATCACCGACCCGGTCTGTTCATCGGTCACAATGCGGCCGCCGTTATCCAGCACCAGCTGCCGCAGGGTCTGGCGGTAGGCTTCCCCCACCGCCCGGTTCATCACCTGATGGACCTGCTCCTCAGCCTGGGCCAGCCTGCTCTGCAGCTGCTCCCGCAGGGCATCTCTGGCTTCCGCCTTCAGCCTTTCCAGCTCGCCGGCCGCTTTTTCTCCGGCGGCCTCCTGGGCCTGGATTTCAGCAGCGGCAACCGCTTCGGCCTGCTGGTGTTGATGGAGACTTGCAACCGCCGAGGCAAGACGCCGTTCGGCCTGCAGATACGCCTCCTGACGGGCGTCCTCCTCCCGCCGGCCGCCCCAGCCATCATCGTAGTAACGGGAAACCGCGGTCACTGCCAGCTCCCCCACCGTGGTGCCGCAGATTTCAGCGGTCCCGCTGGCGGTGGCGGAAACTGTGCTGGTCAACTGGGTCTGCACATGCAGCAGCGCTTTTTTCGGATCATAGACAAGGACAACACCGCCATCCAGTTCCCGGCAGAAATTTCCCTGACCATCCCGCTCCCAGGCGGGAAAACCGTCAAACTCACCGGCCAATACCCGGCCCAGCATGGAAAGGGCCATGTCACCCATCTCCGCGTCAAGCCGCACCTCGGCTGAGAGCGATGCCAGTTCACTCACCTCGCCGCTGAGGGACGCTGTTTCGCTGATCGTCCGCCGCCAGGCCTCTTCAATGCTGCGGGCCAGATGAATCATTACTTTTCTCGGGTTGCACATTGCGCTTTCCCCTTTCCCACCCAGAAACCTGGTCAGCCATGCTGTTCCAGCAGCGTCATGGTTTCTTCAATAGCTTCCCGCGCCCGGTCCAGCAGGACCGCGGCGCCGGCGCTGTCGCTGTGTCCCAGAAGCTCCCGGCGCAGGCTTTCCGCCTGGTGCAGAAAGTCGGCAAAATCGGCATCGGTACGCAGCGATTCCTGCTGGCCTGTCAATCCAGTCAGGTCGTTGTCAATAAGTTCCAGCCGCCGTTCGGGCCGCCGCAGATCGACGCCGGACTCTTCCAGATAGGGGTCAATAATCGCCGCGATATGGGACATCTGATCCGGGTCATTCCACACATGCTTGAGCACCCAGAAGTCCCCGGCATGAGCTTCCAGGCTTTTGCGGCGCAAAGCCGAGGCGGCAATCAGCTTGAGCAGCTTGATCACCCGCCGGTCGCTGAGTTCTATGCCTTCGGAACGGATCCGCCGGACCACCTCCCGATAATGGCTGGCAACCGGTTCCAGATTCACCTCGTCCAGTGACCGGTACAGCGACCGGAGAACCGCCGTGGTAATCACATTGCCCAGACTCATTTTGTAGCCGGTACGAATCCGGGCTTTTTCCAGCTGCCACCCCTGCTGAAAGAGTTCACTGAAACGGGACTCCTCCACATTATCAGACCATACACGAACCAGAAACCGGTCATAGAGAGCGGCCAGGGAGGAATCATCGGGAACCTCATTAGTGGCTCCGATGGCATACAGCAGTGGCACCACCTCCGCCTTACCGCCGTTGTAGTACACTCGTTCATTGAGGATGGTCAGCAGCGCATTGAGGATGGCACTGTTGGCCTTGAAAATTTCATCGAGAAAAGCAACTTCGGCCCGGGGCAGCATGCCGGCGGTAATCCGCCTGTGCTCCCCCTGCTCCTGGTAGGTTTTGATATCAACCGGCCCGAACAGCTCATTGGGCTCGGTGAAACGGGTCAGAAGATATTCAAAATAGGGAATAGTCCTTTCCCTGCCACCGGCATGGGGCGGGCTGCAGAGCAGGGCAAAACGCTTCACCAGTTCCGATTTCGCCGTTCCCGGCGGCCCGACGATGAGCAGGTGTTCCTGGGCCATGGCACAGATAATCATCAACTCAACAATCTGGTCCTTGCCGACAAAAGAGCTTTTCAGCAGGTTGGCAAGGTCTTCCAGATCATCAAGGTGGTTGATCAATTCCTGACGCACGATAGGTTCTCCTCTATGATTTCTATCCAGGACACCGCAAAAACAAAGGCTGCAGGTAACGAAGAAGGCAGTGTTTTACGATACCATCGTTCAAGAGAGCAGGTGCACCCGCTGATGCTGCTGACGGCGGTCCCTGATCTGGGCAACCTTGCAGCCCAGATAGCGCGGTGTGATGATCCGCCCCTCCAGATGCTGTTCGAGGCTGGCTTCCTGAAAAACAGCCCGCAGTTCATCATTGTTGAACTGTTCCGTATGCTCGGCCACCAGGTCAATCAAACTCTGGTAAAAACTCTCCGGGCTGACGCCGCCCTGCGCTTCATGACGGACAATCGAAAACAACTCCCTGATTTCCGCCGCCAGGGTGGCATCCGGTTCAGCCGGTGCCGGCTGTTGGTCGCCGCCACGAGAATCTTCCAGTTCAAGTCCATGCCGGCGGCCAAACCGGAGAAACCGCTGATACAGATCGTCAAGCACCGGCGCCTGCTGCCCATCGGGGATATCCTCCAGCAGCCGGCCCAGCGCTGCAAATAATTCCGGCAAACCCGTCAGCAGCCGGGCATTGTCCGTCTCCCGGGCAAAGCGCCTGGCAGCAGCCTCATCCCCTGACAGCAGCTCCGTCAGAAAGATTGAAAACCGCTCGGAATCACCATTGGCGGACTCTTCAGCGCCGGCAGACTTGAGATGCTTCACCATCAGTTCACACAACCAGAGCAGCTGCCGCCGGACGCCGAAACCACGGGCGTGCAGATCGGCAACCTGGCGGCGGGCCCGCAGGTCCGGAAGGCCGATTTCCAGCGGCTGCAGACGGGATGGCCGCAGCAGGGCTTCATCGATAATGTCAATCCGGTTGGTGGTGCCGATAACCAGCACTGTCTGATCGGTTTGGAAGCCATCCAGCTCGGTCAGCAGCTGGGCGACCACCGCGTTGTTGGCCCGGGCGCCGCCGTCGGCATAGGTGCTGCGCTGACTGGCAATGCTGTCAAACTCATCGAAAAAGATCACCGCCGGGGCATTGCGGCGCGCCGTGGCAAACAGCTGCCGTAGGTTGTTTTCACTCTGGCCGACATACTTGTCCATGATCTCCGGGCCGGAAACCATCTGGATGGTGGCATTCAGCTCATTGGCTACAGCCTTGGCAAAGAGCGTCTTGCCGGTTCCCGGCGGCCCGTGAAAAACAAAGCCCCTTGGGATCAGCTGCTTCCGGTGTTTTTCATCAAGCCCGGCGATCGGGCCGGCAATCAGCTCAATGGTATGCTTCAGCTTCTGCTTGATATGATCATAGCCGCCGATATCGGCAAAGGTGGTATCCGGAATCTCAATGCCGCCGCTGGACGAAATTTTGAACTGGCGGATGACATGGTACACCTCGGCAGCCGCCGTCTGCGGCGCAACCTTCGCCCCCACGTAGCGCATGGCATTGCGAAACTGGATGGCATGAAGCCCGGAAACGTTTTTATACAGCCCTTCCGGATCATAGCACTGGAAGCACTGCCGCTCCTTGTGGGTTATCAGGCGGCTTACCGTATACTGCTGATTGCCAGTGTCGGTCCCCGGATAGCGGGGCAACCCCATAATCGGCACATGGACGGCAAACCGGTCAGTCAGCACTTTTTTCACTTCCAGCGAAGGATCGATGAAAGCCAGGATCTGCGCTTTCTCCCCTTTGCCGGTCCGCTGGTAGAGCAGTTCCACCAGCGGCGGACTTTCCAGCATATCCAGCGAGCGGAGGACCAGCACCTCGTTGTTTTTCAGGTTATGCAGCAGTACCGGCAGGTGAGCCAACGGCTCGCCGTGCCCGCCCTGTATTGCCTGGTCAAGGCGGCTGCCAACCCCGGTCTGCGCCGCCGGGCACGCGGCTTCGGTATCCAGAACCACCTGGCGACC
This genomic stretch from Candidatus Anaeroferrophillus wilburensis harbors:
- a CDS encoding AAA family ATPase encodes the protein MRQELINHLDDLEDLANLLKSSFVGKDQIVELMIICAMAQEHLLIVGPPGTAKSELVKRFALLCSPPHAGGRERTIPYFEYLLTRFTEPNELFGPVDIKTYQEQGEHRRITAGMLPRAEVAFLDEIFKANSAILNALLTILNERVYYNGGKAEVVPLLYAIGATNEVPDDSSLAALYDRFLVRVWSDNVEESRFSELFQQGWQLEKARIRTGYKMSLGNVITTAVLRSLYRSLDEVNLEPVASHYREVVRRIRSEGIELSDRRVIKLLKLIAASALRRKSLEAHAGDFWVLKHVWNDPDQMSHIAAIIDPYLEESGVDLRRPERRLELIDNDLTGLTGQQESLRTDADFADFLHQAESLRRELLGHSDSAGAAVLLDRAREAIEETMTLLEQHG
- a CDS encoding 26S protease regulatory subunit yields the protein MSAIVLELDLGERTVEARRFKREHPDLPLAAFLKVYPARFLPGDEPSRWQRDMPLAEFIFQPITVAEPRTGGEESGVGASLRGELDQCWREEQQADAACTSYDDPLAYPVTISDNEAVRYAYRSEMDSIADYLSSGLSVLVRCDKMLTEYIYEFVCHQAGRQVVLDTEAACPAAQTGVGSRLDQAIQGGHGEPLAHLPVLLHNLKNNEVLVLRSLDMLESPPLVELLYQRTGKGEKAQILAFIDPSLEVKKVLTDRFAVHVPIMGLPRYPGTDTGNQQYTVSRLITHKERQCFQCYDPEGLYKNVSGLHAIQFRNAMRYVGAKVAPQTAAAEVYHVIRQFKISSSGGIEIPDTTFADIGGYDHIKQKLKHTIELIAGPIAGLDEKHRKQLIPRGFVFHGPPGTGKTLFAKAVANELNATIQMVSGPEIMDKYVGQSENNLRQLFATARRNAPAVIFFDEFDSIASQRSTYADGGARANNAVVAQLLTELDGFQTDQTVLVIGTTNRIDIIDEALLRPSRLQPLEIGLPDLRARRQVADLHARGFGVRRQLLWLCELMVKHLKSAGAEESANGDSERFSIFLTELLSGDEAAARRFARETDNARLLTGLPELFAALGRLLEDIPDGQQAPVLDDLYQRFLRFGRRHGLELEDSRGGDQQPAPAEPDATLAAEIRELFSIVRHEAQGGVSPESFYQSLIDLVAEHTEQFNNDELRAVFQEASLEQHLEGRIITPRYLGCKVAQIRDRRQQHQRVHLLS